A genomic window from Alphaproteobacteria bacterium includes:
- a CDS encoding protein TolR, translating to MGSNIQLSSHGRGSRRRSWRRNPEINVTPLVDVMLVLLIVFMVTAPLLTVSVPVDLPKTQGKSVAQDKEPLIITIDTKGNIYLQETPVELETLVMRLRGVSGVNPDARIFVRGDKNLSYGRIMEVMGTVTSAGYSKVALVADLPRARPAGVSKAGRTPLNKAK from the coding sequence GTGGGCAGCAACATCCAGCTTTCCTCCCACGGGCGCGGATCGCGGCGGCGCAGCTGGCGGCGCAACCCTGAAATTAACGTCACGCCGCTGGTTGACGTGATGCTGGTGCTGCTGATCGTCTTCATGGTCACCGCGCCCCTGCTCACCGTTTCCGTACCGGTCGATCTGCCGAAAACGCAAGGCAAGTCGGTCGCGCAGGACAAAGAGCCGCTGATCATCACGATCGATACCAAGGGCAACATTTATTTGCAGGAAACACCGGTCGAACTGGAAACGCTTGTCATGCGCTTGCGCGGCGTTTCCGGGGTCAACCCGGATGCGCGCATCTTCGTGCGCGGCGATAAAAATCTTTCCTATGGCCGTATCATGGAAGTCATGGGCACGGTCACGTCTGCGGGCTACAGCAAGGTCGCGCTGGTGGCCGATCTGCCGCGTGCGCGGCCGGCGGGCGTCAGCAAGGCCGGCCGGACCCCGCTGAACAAGGCCAAGTAA
- the tolB gene encoding Tol-Pal system protein TolB, producing MPLPARFPALRFLGTLFAIILLAVPARAELRVDITRGVVEPIPIAIPLFVGTNAQAQQVGRDISQVISNNLVRSGLFTALDPRTFIQDSASLQVQPRFPDWRVLNAQALVVGKVDPQPDGRLRVEFRLWDVFAEQQMTGLAYFTVPGNWRRIAHIISDAIYKRITGEDGYFDTRIVYVSETGPGNNRVKRLAIMDQDGENHRFLTDGRALVLTPRFNPTAQEITYMAFYNNKPRVYLFNIDTGRQEMLGNFPKMTFAPRFSPDGNRVVFSLSNEGNSDIYTMDLRTRRTARVTSHPSINTSPSYSPDGRQITFESDRSGSQQIYVMTANGGNPQRISFGNGRYSTPVWSPRGDLIAFTKQASGQFYVGVMRPDGSGERLLAEAFHVEGPTWAPNGRVLMYFKERPSGNGGRVKISRMYSIDLTGYNEREIPTPLDASDPAWSPLIP from the coding sequence ATGCCCCTTCCCGCCCGCTTCCCCGCCCTTCGCTTCCTTGGCACCCTGTTCGCCATCATCCTGCTGGCGGTTCCGGCACGGGCCGAATTGCGGGTCGATATCACGCGCGGCGTTGTCGAACCCATTCCGATCGCGATCCCGCTCTTTGTCGGCACCAATGCACAGGCGCAGCAGGTCGGGCGCGATATTTCGCAGGTCATCAGCAACAACCTTGTGCGCTCCGGGCTCTTTACCGCGCTAGATCCCCGCACTTTCATCCAGGATAGCGCCTCGCTGCAGGTCCAGCCGCGCTTTCCCGATTGGCGCGTGCTGAACGCGCAGGCGCTGGTGGTCGGCAAGGTCGATCCGCAGCCCGATGGCCGCTTGCGGGTTGAATTCCGCTTGTGGGACGTGTTCGCCGAACAGCAGATGACAGGCCTCGCTTACTTCACGGTGCCGGGCAACTGGCGCCGTATCGCGCATATCATCAGCGACGCGATCTATAAGCGCATTACCGGGGAAGACGGCTATTTTGATACGCGCATCGTCTATGTTTCAGAGACCGGCCCGGGCAACAACCGCGTGAAGCGGCTTGCGATCATGGATCAGGACGGCGAGAATCACCGCTTCCTGACCGACGGGCGCGCGCTGGTGCTGACCCCGCGCTTCAACCCGACCGCGCAGGAAATCACATATATGGCTTTCTATAACAACAAACCGCGCGTCTATCTGTTCAACATCGATACCGGGCGGCAGGAAATGCTCGGTAATTTCCCGAAAATGACCTTCGCGCCGCGCTTTTCGCCCGACGGCAACCGCGTGGTCTTTTCGCTTTCCAATGAAGGCAATTCGGATATCTACACGATGGATCTGCGCACACGCCGCACCGCACGCGTCACCAGCCACCCTTCGATCAACACTTCGCCTTCCTATTCCCCGGACGGGCGGCAAATCACGTTCGAAAGCGACCGCAGCGGTTCGCAGCAGATTTATGTGATGACCGCAAACGGCGGCAACCCGCAGCGTATATCGTTCGGCAATGGCCGCTACAGTACGCCCGTATGGTCGCCGCGCGGCGATCTGATCGCCTTCACGAAACAGGCAAGCGGGCAGTTTTATGTCGGCGTCATGCGTCCCGACGGTTCGGGCGAACGGCTGCTCGCTGAAGCGTTCCACGTCGAAGGCCCGACATGGGCGCCGAACGGCCGCGTGCTGATGTATTTCAAGGAACGTCCTTCGGGCAACGGCGGGCGCGTGAAAATATCGCGCATGTATTCGATCGATCTGACCGGCTACAACGAGCGGGAAATCCCCACCCCGCTCGATGCGTCCGATCCGGCCTGGTCGCCGCTGATCCCCTAG
- the tolQ gene encoding protein TolQ: MEAQPVEQVDQLELAGSVAQTDLSISGLFMHADTVGKAVILGLLVVSVVTWAVIFDKAYKLRRLNRKAVYFEDRFWSGIALDQLYDKIGKRPGDPMQAVFVSGMKEWRAATEKGLLATAAARNSLQARIDRVMQVVIGREMARVETWMTFLASVGSVAPFVGLFGTVWGIMRSFVGIAAAQNTSLAVVAPGIAEALLATAIGLVAAIPATAAYNKFATELGRYNERLENFASDFASLLSRNLEEQRLAS, from the coding sequence ATGGAAGCACAGCCCGTCGAACAGGTCGATCAACTGGAACTCGCCGGGTCGGTCGCGCAGACCGATCTTTCGATCTCAGGTCTTTTCATGCACGCCGATACCGTGGGCAAGGCCGTCATCCTCGGCCTGCTTGTGGTTTCGGTCGTCACATGGGCCGTCATTTTCGACAAGGCGTACAAGCTGCGCCGTCTCAACCGCAAGGCGGTCTATTTCGAAGACAGGTTCTGGTCCGGCATCGCGCTCGATCAGCTGTACGACAAGATCGGCAAACGCCCGGGCGACCCGATGCAGGCCGTGTTCGTTTCCGGCATGAAGGAATGGCGCGCCGCGACCGAAAAGGGCCTTCTGGCAACCGCCGCCGCCCGCAACAGCCTGCAAGCGCGCATCGATCGCGTGATGCAGGTCGTGATCGGGCGCGAAATGGCGCGCGTGGAAACATGGATGACCTTCCTCGCTTCGGTCGGGTCGGTCGCGCCCTTCGTCGGGCTGTTCGGCACGGTCTGGGGCATCATGCGCAGCTTCGTCGGCATCGCCGCCGCGCAAAACACCTCGCTCGCCGTGGTCGCGCCCGGCATCGCCGAAGCCTTGCTGGCAACCGCGATCGGCCTCGTCGCCGCCATCCCGGCCACAGCGGCCTACAACAAGTTCGCGACCGAGCTGGGGCGCTATAACGAACGGCTCGAAAACTTCGCGTCCGATTTTGCCTCGCTGCTTTCCCGTAACCTTGAAGAGCAAAGGCTGGCCAGTTAG
- the ruvC gene encoding crossover junction endodeoxyribonuclease RuvC: MTAPAASPVTILGIDPGLRHTGWGIIAVSGNHLSFIAGGCISPRESAPVAERLAAIADALDAVIAAHGPDEAAVEQTFVNNNAASALKLGQARGIALLCPARAGVHVHEYAANLIKKSVTGYGHADKSQIEVMIKLLLPGAGVETSDAADALAIAICHAHHRTATNLIARVAGAGR, translated from the coding sequence ATGACCGCACCCGCCGCCTCACCTGTTACAATTCTTGGCATCGATCCCGGCTTGCGTCATACCGGATGGGGCATCATTGCGGTTTCAGGCAATCATCTTTCCTTTATCGCGGGCGGCTGCATCAGCCCGCGCGAAAGCGCGCCGGTGGCCGAACGCCTTGCCGCCATCGCGGACGCGCTCGATGCCGTTATCGCCGCCCATGGGCCGGACGAAGCGGCGGTCGAGCAAACCTTCGTCAACAACAACGCCGCCAGCGCGCTGAAGCTCGGTCAGGCCCGCGGCATCGCCCTGCTATGCCCGGCGCGCGCGGGCGTGCATGTGCACGAATATGCCGCCAACCTGATCAAAAAATCGGTCACCGGCTATGGCCATGCCGATAAAAGCCAGATCGAAGTGATGATCAAGCTGCTTTTGCCGGGCGCGGGGGTTGAAACATCGGACGCGGCCGATGCGCTCGCCATCGCCATTTGCCACGCGCATCATCGCACGGCCACGAACCTGATCGCCCGCGTGGCGGGGGCCGGGCGATGA
- the tsaD gene encoding tRNA (adenosine(37)-N6)-threonylcarbamoyltransferase complex transferase subunit TsaD: protein MIVLGIETSCDETAVGIVDGARAVLANEIASQIEVHRAYGGVVPEIAARAHLDQLGGLAARALAAAGMGFGDIDGIAATCGPGLIGGVMVGAMFGKGIAAARKLPFVDVNHLEAHALTARLTHDVPFPYLLLLVTGGHCQLLLARGVGDYAQLGGTIDDAVGECFDKCAKLMGLPYPGGPAVEAAARGGMPRIDLPRPMLGRKDGDACDFSFSGLKTAVRQAFEAVPARDEGFVADLCASLQLAIGDILVDRTENALSRTEGDGVTALVVAGGVAANQALGARLTALAGARGLPCIVPPPALCTDNGVMIAWAGLERLRLGLTGALDAPARPRWPLSELGTRRSTRQ, encoded by the coding sequence ATGATCGTCCTTGGCATTGAAACCAGTTGCGATGAAACCGCCGTCGGCATCGTTGACGGCGCGCGCGCCGTGCTGGCGAACGAGATCGCCTCGCAAATCGAAGTGCACCGCGCCTATGGCGGCGTGGTGCCCGAAATCGCGGCCCGCGCCCATCTCGATCAACTTGGCGGTCTTGCCGCCCGTGCGCTTGCGGCTGCCGGGATGGGGTTTGGCGACATCGATGGTATCGCGGCCACCTGCGGGCCGGGGCTTATCGGCGGCGTAATGGTGGGGGCGATGTTCGGCAAGGGCATCGCGGCGGCGCGCAAGCTGCCTTTCGTGGATGTGAACCATCTGGAAGCGCATGCGCTGACCGCGCGGCTGACGCATGACGTGCCGTTCCCTTATCTGCTGCTGCTCGTGACCGGCGGGCATTGCCAGCTGCTGCTGGCGCGCGGCGTCGGGGATTATGCGCAGCTCGGCGGCACGATCGACGATGCGGTGGGCGAATGTTTTGATAAATGCGCCAAGCTGATGGGGCTGCCTTATCCCGGCGGCCCGGCGGTTGAGGCGGCGGCGCGCGGCGGCATGCCGCGCATCGATCTGCCCCGGCCCATGCTGGGGCGCAAGGATGGCGACGCGTGCGATTTTTCCTTTTCCGGCCTCAAGACCGCCGTGCGACAGGCGTTCGAGGCCGTGCCCGCGCGGGATGAAGGTTTCGTGGCCGATCTTTGCGCCAGCCTGCAGCTGGCGATCGGCGACATACTGGTTGACCGGACGGAAAACGCACTTTCCCGCACGGAGGGGGACGGCGTAACCGCGCTTGTGGTCGCGGGCGGCGTTGCGGCCAATCAGGCGCTGGGCGCACGGCTGACCGCATTGGCGGGTGCGCGCGGGCTGCCATGCATTGTGCCGCCGCCGGCGCTGTGCACCGATAACGGCGTGATGATTGCGTGGGCAGGGCTTGAGCGTTTGCGGCTGGGGCTGACCGGCGCTTTGGATGCGCCCGCGCGGCCGCGCTGGCCGCTTAGCGAACTTGGTACGCGGCGATCGACGCGACAATAG
- a CDS encoding electron transfer flavoprotein subunit beta/FixA family protein: MKILVPIKRVVDPYVKIRVKADQTGVELANVKMAVNPFDEIAVEEAVRLREKNLAKEVVAVSIGVAQAADSLRTCMAIGADRAIHVPHDGEVQPLAVAKLLQKIIEKEKPDLVIMGKQAIDDDCNQTGQMLAALLGWPQATFASKLELGGGTAKVTREIDGGLETIEVKTPAIITTDLRLNEPRYASLPNIMKAKKKPLEVIQPGDLGVDLAPRLKTLKVTEPPKRKAGIKVPDVATLVDKLKNEAKVI, from the coding sequence ATGAAAATCCTCGTTCCCATCAAGCGCGTCGTCGATCCCTATGTGAAGATCCGCGTCAAGGCCGATCAAACCGGCGTCGAGCTCGCCAACGTGAAAATGGCGGTCAACCCGTTCGATGAAATCGCGGTCGAGGAAGCCGTGCGTTTGCGCGAAAAAAACCTCGCCAAGGAAGTGGTGGCGGTTTCGATCGGCGTGGCGCAAGCGGCCGACAGCCTGCGCACCTGCATGGCGATCGGCGCCGACCGCGCGATCCATGTGCCGCACGACGGTGAAGTGCAGCCGCTTGCGGTCGCCAAGTTGCTGCAAAAGATCATCGAAAAGGAAAAGCCCGATCTCGTGATCATGGGCAAGCAGGCGATCGACGACGATTGCAACCAGACCGGGCAGATGCTGGCCGCGCTGCTGGGCTGGCCGCAGGCGACCTTCGCTTCCAAGCTCGAACTTGGCGGGGGCACCGCCAAGGTGACGCGCGAAATCGACGGCGGGCTTGAGACGATCGAGGTCAAGACTCCGGCGATCATCACGACCGATCTGCGCCTGAACGAGCCGCGCTACGCTTCGCTTCCCAACATCATGAAGGCGAAGAAAAAGCCGCTCGAAGTGATCCAGCCCGGCGATCTGGGCGTCGATCTGGCCCCGCGCCTGAAAACGCTGAAAGTGACCGAACCGCCCAAGCGCAAGGCCGGAATCAAGGTGCCGGACGTCGCTACGCTGGTCGATAAACTGAAAAACGAAGCGAAGGTGATCTGA
- a CDS encoding twin transmembrane helix small protein has protein sequence MSVFFAICLGIAMLAVLATLFLGLFSMAKGGEFAKRYGNRLMRMRVTLQALAIAFFALAAITAGKQ, from the coding sequence ATGTCCGTTTTCTTCGCCATATGCCTCGGGATCGCCATGCTGGCGGTGCTGGCTACGCTTTTTCTGGGCCTGTTCAGCATGGCCAAGGGCGGCGAATTCGCCAAGCGATACGGTAACCGCCTGATGCGGATGCGCGTGACGCTGCAAGCGCTGGCGATCGCCTTTTTCGCGCTCGCGGCCATAACGGCCGGAAAGCAGTAA
- the ybgC gene encoding tol-pal system-associated acyl-CoA thioesterase codes for MADPGAALSIRVYYEDTDAGEIVYYANYLRFLERGRTEWLRHLGHDHRDLRHNFGLVFAVKRCELEFVAPARLDDLLTVRTAATGIGAATLDMRQTISHEERLLVEATVRLVSLDPAGKVRKLPDALRATLAAQAAEGAS; via the coding sequence ATGGCTGATCCCGGCGCCGCACTGTCTATACGCGTTTATTACGAAGACACCGATGCGGGTGAAATAGTCTATTATGCCAATTACTTACGCTTCCTTGAGCGCGGCCGGACCGAATGGTTGCGGCATCTTGGCCACGACCATCGCGATCTGCGCCATAATTTCGGCCTGGTTTTTGCGGTTAAACGCTGTGAACTGGAATTCGTGGCGCCTGCCCGGCTGGACGACCTGCTCACGGTCCGCACCGCCGCAACGGGGATAGGCGCAGCGACGCTGGACATGCGGCAAACGATAAGCCATGAAGAGCGCTTGCTGGTCGAAGCCACGGTCAGGCTGGTCAGCCTCGACCCGGCGGGCAAGGTCCGGAAACTGCCCGACGCATTGCGCGCGACGCTCGCGGCGCAGGCGGCGGAAGGCGCATCGTAA
- a CDS encoding electron transfer flavoprotein subunit alpha/FixB family protein, with the protein MPVLVIAEHDNKNLKSVTAHVVAAASKLGAGGVAVLVGGHGCDGAAAEAAALQGVEKVLVADDAAYEHGLAENLTPLVTELAGGYSHVLAPASSFGKNLMPRAAALLDVQQISDIIAIEGADTFVRPIYAGNALATVQSTDKIKLITVRPTAFASAGTGGSGAIEKISGKGDTGLSKFVSQELSKSERPELGAARIVISGGRGVGSAENFKLIDALADKLGAAVGASRAAVDAGYVPNDYQVGQTGKVVAPDLYVAIGISGAIQHLAGMTNSKVIVAINKDPDAPIFQVADYGLVGDLFQILPELTAAVGK; encoded by the coding sequence ATGCCCGTTCTCGTCATCGCCGAACACGACAACAAAAACCTTAAATCCGTCACCGCGCATGTGGTCGCGGCCGCATCCAAACTGGGCGCGGGCGGCGTTGCCGTTCTTGTCGGGGGGCATGGCTGCGATGGCGCGGCCGCCGAAGCCGCCGCGCTGCAGGGCGTGGAAAAGGTGCTGGTGGCGGACGATGCGGCTTACGAACACGGATTGGCCGAAAACCTGACCCCGCTGGTGACCGAACTTGCGGGCGGCTACAGCCATGTGCTGGCGCCCGCTTCGTCTTTCGGCAAAAACCTGATGCCGCGCGCCGCCGCGTTGCTGGACGTGCAACAAATATCCGACATCATTGCGATCGAAGGCGCCGATACCTTCGTGCGCCCGATTTATGCTGGCAACGCGCTGGCGACCGTGCAAAGCACCGATAAGATCAAGCTGATCACCGTGCGCCCGACCGCGTTTGCAAGTGCGGGTACGGGTGGCAGCGGCGCGATCGAGAAAATTTCCGGCAAGGGCGATACCGGGCTCAGCAAGTTCGTTTCGCAAGAACTGTCGAAATCCGAACGGCCCGAGCTGGGCGCGGCGCGCATCGTGATTTCCGGCGGGCGCGGCGTGGGCAGCGCCGAAAACTTCAAGCTTATCGATGCGCTGGCCGACAAGCTCGGCGCCGCCGTGGGCGCAAGCCGGGCCGCGGTCGATGCCGGCTATGTGCCGAACGATTATCAGGTCGGGCAAACCGGCAAGGTGGTCGCGCCCGATTTGTATGTCGCCATCGGTATTTCCGGCGCGATCCAGCATCTCGCGGGCATGACCAACAGCAAGGTGATCGTGGCCATCAACAAGGACCCGGATGCCCCCATCTTCCAGGTGGCGGATTACGGCCTTGTCGGCGACCTGTTCCAGATCCTGCCGGAACTGACCGCCGCGGTCGGCAAATAG
- the ruvA gene encoding Holliday junction branch migration protein RuvA, which yields MIGKLTGKLENVSGAQALIDVQGVGYVVACSARTLRALRPGEAQVALLVETIVREDAISLYGFIDGTERDWFRLLTTVQGVGARVALGILGTLSPDQLTLAITAQDKSALTKAEGVGPKLAARLVTELKDKVGTLAGGGAVRLAAAGGDAGDTNQTDAQRDTVSALLNLGYKRAEAFAAAAAARAKLGANAPLDALIRASLGELAGKEHAA from the coding sequence ATGATCGGCAAGCTCACGGGAAAGCTGGAAAACGTCTCGGGCGCGCAGGCGCTTATCGACGTGCAGGGTGTCGGCTATGTCGTCGCCTGTTCGGCGCGCACGCTGCGCGCGTTGCGGCCCGGCGAAGCGCAGGTCGCGCTGCTGGTCGAGACCATCGTGCGCGAAGACGCCATCAGCCTTTACGGCTTCATCGACGGCACGGAGCGCGACTGGTTCCGCCTGCTCACCACCGTGCAAGGCGTGGGGGCGCGGGTAGCGCTGGGTATCCTCGGTACGCTTTCGCCCGACCAACTAACGCTCGCGATCACGGCACAAGACAAATCGGCACTGACCAAGGCCGAAGGCGTCGGCCCCAAACTGGCGGCGCGGCTGGTGACCGAATTGAAGGATAAAGTGGGCACGCTTGCGGGCGGCGGCGCTGTCCGGCTCGCGGCCGCGGGCGGCGATGCGGGCGACACGAACCAAACGGACGCGCAGCGCGATACCGTCTCGGCGCTGCTCAATCTCGGCTACAAACGGGCCGAAGCGTTCGCAGCCGCAGCCGCCGCGCGCGCAAAGCTTGGCGCCAACGCACCGCTTGATGCGCTGATTCGCGCAAGCCTCGGCGAGCTGGCCGGCAAGGAACACGCGGCATGA
- the ruvB gene encoding Holliday junction branch migration DNA helicase RuvB, with product MSGAKTKIAPDRIVAPAQSEAEAESVALRPQTLQDFIGQEALRRNLDVFIGAARQREAALDHVLFYGPPGLGKTTLAQIVARELGVSFRATSGPVIARAGDLAALLTNLQPRDVLFIDEIHRLSPAVEEILYPAMEDFQLDLMIGEGPAARSVRIDLPPFTLIGATTRSGLITRPLRERFGIPLRLQFYTPQELEIIVCRAAKLLELNLTADGAAEIATRARGTPRVAGRLLRRVRDFAQMSKQKSVDAKAADAALTALEVDRAGMDAFDRRYLGLIAENYGGGPVGVETLAAALAEQRDMLEEVIEPFLIQQGMLQRTPRGRMLTEGGWRCLGRKPPAGALEQLALGMQADGDDSDG from the coding sequence ATGAGCGGGGCAAAAACAAAAATCGCGCCGGACCGCATCGTCGCGCCCGCGCAAAGCGAGGCGGAAGCGGAAAGCGTCGCGCTGCGCCCGCAAACGCTGCAGGATTTTATTGGCCAGGAAGCGCTGCGCCGCAACCTTGATGTGTTTATCGGCGCCGCGCGGCAGCGCGAAGCGGCGCTCGATCACGTTTTGTTTTACGGGCCGCCGGGGCTTGGCAAGACCACGCTGGCGCAAATTGTCGCGCGCGAACTGGGCGTGAGTTTTCGCGCCACGTCCGGCCCGGTAATTGCGCGGGCGGGGGATCTCGCGGCCCTGCTCACCAACCTGCAACCGCGCGACGTGTTGTTCATCGACGAAATTCACCGCCTCAGCCCGGCGGTCGAGGAAATTCTTTATCCGGCGATGGAGGATTTCCAGCTCGATCTCATGATCGGCGAAGGCCCGGCGGCGCGCAGCGTGCGGATCGATCTGCCGCCCTTCACGCTGATCGGCGCGACCACGCGTTCGGGCCTTATCACCCGGCCGCTGCGCGAACGTTTCGGCATTCCGCTGCGGCTGCAATTCTATACGCCGCAGGAACTTGAAATTATCGTCTGCCGCGCCGCAAAATTGCTTGAACTGAACCTGACGGCGGACGGCGCAGCCGAAATTGCAACCCGGGCGCGCGGCACGCCGCGCGTGGCCGGGCGGCTTTTGCGCCGGGTGCGGGATTTCGCGCAAATGAGCAAACAAAAAAGCGTGGACGCCAAGGCGGCCGATGCCGCGCTTACCGCGCTTGAAGTTGACCGCGCGGGCATGGATGCGTTCGACCGCCGTTATCTTGGCTTGATCGCCGAAAATTACGGCGGCGGCCCCGTTGGCGTGGAAACGCTGGCGGCCGCACTGGCCGAGCAGCGCGATATGCTTGAGGAAGTGATCGAACCCTTCCTGATCCAGCAGGGCATGCTGCAACGCACGCCGCGCGGCAGGATGCTGACCGAAGGCGGCTGGCGCTGCCTTGGCCGGAAGCCGCCCGCCGGGGCGCTCGAGCAATTGGCGCTTGGCATGCAGGCAGATGGCGATGACAGCGATGGCTGA
- a CDS encoding orotate phosphoribosyltransferase produces MTKITAGGDFANKTAEILLRIKAVHFNAEKPFIFTSGRASPVYIDCRKPISFVAERRALTGMLHDKINAAAGKAPFDYVAGGETAGIAYAAWMAEAYNLPMLYVRKKPKGFGRGAQIEGEMEEGKRALLIEDLTTDGKSKENFVNALRQAGATVDHVASVFFYGVYPMAEQNFKRLDVQLHYLCTWWDMLAYTRATKYFDENTLNEVEKFLQDPESWSRAHGGKEDAAAS; encoded by the coding sequence ATGACAAAAATCACAGCGGGCGGCGATTTTGCCAACAAGACCGCGGAGATATTGCTGCGGATCAAGGCGGTGCATTTCAACGCCGAAAAGCCTTTCATTTTCACTTCGGGCCGCGCGAGCCCGGTTTACATTGATTGCCGCAAGCCGATTTCCTTCGTCGCCGAACGGCGCGCGCTGACCGGTATGTTGCACGATAAAATCAACGCCGCGGCGGGCAAGGCCCCGTTCGATTATGTGGCGGGCGGCGAAACCGCCGGGATCGCCTATGCCGCATGGATGGCCGAAGCCTATAACCTGCCCATGCTTTATGTGCGCAAGAAGCCCAAGGGGTTTGGCCGCGGCGCGCAAATCGAGGGCGAGATGGAGGAGGGCAAACGCGCCCTTTTGATCGAGGATCTGACCACGGACGGCAAGAGCAAGGAAAATTTCGTGAATGCGCTGCGGCAGGCGGGCGCCACGGTCGATCATGTTGCGTCCGTATTTTTCTATGGCGTCTATCCGATGGCGGAGCAGAACTTCAAGAGGCTGGACGTGCAGCTGCATTATCTGTGCACATGGTGGGATATGCTGGCCTATACCCGCGCCACCAAATATTTCGATGAAAACACGCTGAACGAAGTGGAAAAGTTCTTGCAGGATCCGGAAAGCTGGTCCCGCGCCCATGGCGGGAAGGAAGACGCGGCCGCTTCGTAA